In Mixophyes fleayi isolate aMixFle1 chromosome 11, aMixFle1.hap1, whole genome shotgun sequence, one DNA window encodes the following:
- the LOC142107112 gene encoding forkhead box protein D3-like produces the protein MCSPVLAETLPRCTMEQPGQQEVSAAPAERPPYSYVALIALVLEDSPGQRLSLSGIYEAIERRFPYYSRLRGKGWQNSIRHNLSLNQCFLRLPRQPGHKGSQWALDPSFHDMFERGNYRRRRRRVKRLHRPDSAELSAPLPAFRYQEPAGYHLQPGHYPLLSGPWGPGAPLLIPRAHNPVYSTINPGTFQSEVSASPYWEQEVQYGAMLPSRMDYCPQPPMYNMSSLTDTII, from the coding sequence ATGTGCAGCCCGGTCCTGGCGGAGACCCTTCCCCGTTGTACGATGGAGCAGCCCGGGCAGCAggaggtgtccgcagcgccggcGGAGAGGCCGCCGTATTCCTACGTGGCTCTGATCGCGCTGGTGCTGGAGGACAGCCCCGGGCAGCGGCTGTCACTGAGCGGCATCTACGAGGCCATCGAGCGCCGGTTCCCGTACTACTCCCGGCTGCGGGGGAAGGGCTGGCAGAACAGTATCCGCCACAACCTCAGCCTCAACCAGTGCTTCCTCCGGCTGCCCCGCCAGCCCGGGCACAAGGGCAGCCAGTGGGCGCTGGACCCCTCCTTCCACGACATGTTCGAGCGGGGCAACTACCGCAGGAGGCGGCGGCGGGTGAAACGGCTGCACCGGCCGGACAGCGCGGAGCTCAGCGCCCCGTTGCCCGCCTTCCGTTACCAGGAGCCGGCTGGATACCACCTGCAGCCCGGGCATTACCCGCTACTCAGTGGCCCCTGGGGGCCCGGGGCCCCTCTCCTCATCCCCCGGGCTCACAACCCCGTCTACTCGACCATCAACCCCGGGACCTTCCAGAGCGAGGTGTCCGCGTCACCCTACTGGGAGCAGGAGGTGCAGTACGGGGCAATGCTGCCGTCCAGGATGGATTACTGTCCCCAGCCTCCGATGTATAACATGAGCTCACTGACTGACACCATCATCTGA